taaaaaaagaaaagcaggttATATGacaaattaaaaagaagaaaatgtgcaCATTGGATGTATCAGTCAACACACTCACAGCAACCTGGTCAATTTTCTTCTGGTCTTCCTGCAAAAAAGAATAGATGTTTATAACTACATAAGAAACACAGGTAACTATAAGGAAGATGGAGGGCTGGGCTAGTCGGAAATAGCTCATGCTTGAAAATACAGTGCAATGGGACTAGTactagaaaaaaaagaggggggagggggggggaagtaTCGCCCCTTTCTGTCCTATTTCACTCAGGTCCTGCTTTCATGCTGTATTTGCATGAATCAGGTAACCAATTTTACTGAACACATGACAAGTACCTCACAAAGATCACCAATCTTGTACTGTTTCATTAACTCTCTGGCATCTGTGGAATGTCCAACATCTTCAAATGCTTCAGTTGCATGCTTTcctgcagaataaaaaaaatcgcaggtaACATTACAATCTATTTGATTATTTAAAGGCAACCACACCAAAACCATGCAAGCAAAGCTCCATTGAAAGTATTTACCAGCCTGCTCCAGAAGAACTTCTTCACCGCCTGGGTGCTGAAACGATGAAATGCTGCAATCagcattttttcctttctttgtccCATTGAAACACCAATAGTGTAGCACATCCTGCCACCTCAATGCTCCAAGAGGCAAACAATGGGCCTTGCGAGTCCTTGCCCTCATTACGAGATAAAAGTGCGGGGCAAAGTTCTGTGCACGAATAACTACAGCAAGTCTACAAGCAATTacttcccacttttttttttccccgcaccTGCAAGGCTCCTCTAAAAACAAGCCAAGGCGGCATCCAGCACTTCTTTGAAGTGGCAGGTAAGACTATGCGATTTCTCACTCCACGAACCTGGATTTGGGTAAAGTAACCTGATAAGATACGGCGCTGACGAAAAGCTACGCCGTTTTCTTACGCTCCATGGGGGGAAAAAACGTCTTTTTTTAAGAGTTCCGAATCTTTACCGCCTGTTTCCTGATGCAGGGCTTCAGGGTAACTCTTCATCGCACTTCTGTCAAGGTCTTTGAGAGCTATATTGGTACAGAGCTTTCTGCCGTTATCCTCAAGGAAAACCTTCCGGCCGAAAGCCTTCCCGCCGGCAAAAATCCGCTCACGGTCGACACACACGCGCCCGCGTTCTGCTAGAGCATTAGACGTAGGTTTTTGTACCGGTAATCGGAAGGAAGGAATAATGTAACTTGGGTAGAAAGAAACGTGCATTAATGTGGAAGCGAATGCTTACGATTAGATACCTGCTTGTTCTAAAGAGCGCTAGACTGCCATGCATCCGCTGTCGGAAGAGCTAATAATGAAAAGAAAACGACATGCGACTAACCCAGACGATCGTGCACCTGTGTTGCCTGTGACACACCTGACAGCTGAGAGCAAAGAACCTGGGCATACGGCATGCAGCCGAGAACATTCTGGAGGCCGTACGGCGAGCTATTTCATACCCAGTGGCGAGGCAATACAAATCGAGCACACAGTGCGATGACTTATGAAGCGACACAAATAGTCCACAAGACTAATATTGCTACACAGTGGGCATTACCGATAATGCAAGTCAAAGTGGATGTCGGATAGAAACGGTCACTTTCCTTCTACGCCTCAAGGACGAAATAATCTGGCATCACGTACCTCTTCCATGAATTTCGTCACGTCGTACACTGCGTTGTGAATTAGTAACCATGCCGAATACTTCTCATTGTGCTTTTCGATTTCGGCTAGCGTGTACGTTTTCGTCggcgtggccatggctgcagtaAAAGTACGAAACGCTGATCGCACGGCGCTACAGGAAAGATACTGCCGAAGGTACGCTAGTCACTGCTTGCTAGCTATCGCCCGTCAGAGTGGCTCCGCCTCACCCGACACACGTCACGACCGCTGCGCTCTCTTCTGGTAAAAGTTGATAATTATAGCACAATAAATGCTTGCACCTTATACAAGCGACTTCACATCTAGCTTCCATTCACAAAACGATTGCTGTCATTTTAACTTCAGTATTACtgctttaatttttttctgtCGATGTGCGTGATCAACTGGGTCTTGGGGTAAAATCAGGGCGGCCTATGATTGGCTGCTGCTTCTAGCGCTGCCTTGCCCGCATCCCCGGATGAAAAAGTCTTCTTGGCCTGCTGTCAGACAGATGAGTAATGGCGAGCAAGTGGTTTTCGTTGGTTTGAGGTTATCTGGTTATTTGCTGAGGAGGTATTCCCTCGCCGATCAGTGATGCGCCATGGTGTGCAAAGAAGAAATATATTCGTGGTTTAAACAGTTAAATGGTGCGGTAAGGATAGATACCATGTGTGGTTTGCTCAACTTGTGCTTACCCTTTGAACTACGGTTTTTGGGCACTTGCGTAGAAGATTTAGCTAGCAAGGATTACGCGTACTTCCGAGAAGCGGAACTGCGCGCAAATAACTTCAACGAGCTGTCCAAGTGCACCAATGTTAGGGACGCTGTATCGCGAAGTAAGCTGATCACTTCGTTGGCCTTGCTGCACCTTTCCAACCGCAGTTGCTCGCATGCTATCTTCGAAGCTCTGTCCGAAGAGATGAAGTGCGCCAAACAGGAGACGTATGACACAAAGACGCTAGAAGAGATGCTGCTTCTGTTCACCATGGCCACGCATCATCCGTCGTTCAGCTTTGACGAGCGCTCAGAGTTCGTCAAGTTCCGCGAAAAGCTGGAGAGTCTTTGGGCAGCTCAGGTGGGTGCGGACGCTTTGCGGTTTTCCGCGGATCAGAGAAGGTTTAAGTTTGACAGAGGACTTTCTGGCCAGCCGCTTtcgttgcactttttttttaacattctattctgtttgtttttttcgtATTCTTAGTGTAATTTGCCGTGAGGCGTCATTGCAAGGTAACTTCATGCTGCAGGGCGGCGGATGCCGGTGCTTTCGGCATGCGGAGATTGTGGCAGACGGGCTCCTGTTTCATTAGGCATTCTCTACGTAGTGCGTACACGTAGTGTTCGCTCGGCCAGAACCGGTGTCATGAAACTGAATAAGTTCTTTAGGGACATGCCATGTTGTGTAAAGTTTGCTGAAGCTGTTAGTCATCAATGGGTGCTATCCCAGCCTGTATTCGAGCCCGTTTATTTATATCTGCTTTGTTTCGTGCGTGGAAAAGGTCATTGCTTACTTGGCTAACGTCTAGTTCTGGCTATTGTTTGCAAGTTGTACAAGCTGCTGCAGCGCATTATACTGGCTGCAATTAGTACATGAAAGTCAATGCATCGCTTAACTGAATCAATTTAAAAATAGAAACTGAAGAAAAGCACAGCTATGATTGGCCCTGACCTATGGCAGATCAGGGTGTATTTGATCATGGGCCCCTGTTTCTGAACCACTGGAAATGCCGTTTTACTTGCTGTGGAGGGAACAGACGGAAGTTAATGGCCAGCTTTTGAGACTCACGCATGACCTGAGCCATCTATATGTTACGCTTGTGTGAAAAACTTCGTGCCGGGCTAAATAATTATCCTTAATTCTGGTACCGCCCCCTTGGCACCACGCTAATGTTTATCTGTGCTTCTTGGCTTTTATTTGCCCTGGCACAGTGGCATGAAAAATGAAGTTTTTGCCCACTTAATCTTACAGTATTTTGAACAATTTGCGCCCCCCTGTgttttgcatttttcatgcattcaacATCTGAGACTAAGAAAATACAAACAGCAGAACTGTGGTATACAAGCATATGCTATCTTCCTTGCAAGTTGAATTGGTCATGCAccttgccctccccccccccccccccggaacaCTGTTTACTCAGAGACATTATTTACAGTGTTCTAAATTGAAATTCTAAGAGTCCAGCATTGACTACTCACAAATGTTTCCCGTCAATAGCCTCAAACATGCTGCAAAAATGTAACTATGGTCCGGGATTTTTCCATGCCTGCTCAAATGCAGTACAAAAATTTGGCAACATGTGTTAAAGTTACTGAGagacaagatgaaaaaaaaagtgcattgaaGAACTTTTGTGTTCTGAGCATTGTGTGACTCGGTAGGTGCGTTTGCTCTTATTCACGGCTGTGTAAAGGTATTTTGGAGATGCACACAAAAATTTGTTATGGGTACATCAACTGTACCTCTGGCAATATTTTAGTGTATGTCCCTATTTTTCAGCAGCAGAAATCTTGAAAAGCATGTCGGGCTGCCTGATTTCATGGTTGTGATCAAGACACACCAGTGTGTCATCCTTTTTTTGCTCAGGAGAAACGGATGCACCCAGTTAGTTTTCTAGCATGTACGATGATGTGACCCAAGATCTTTCGGAAAACCCTTCATTGGATATGTTCAAGAAAATTAACTAGGTACATCTGTTTGGTCAATGAAAATTAACTGTAGACATTTGTGTCTGGCTAGTGCATTCATTGGGAATATCTTCAGATACTGCAAAATATTTATCAAAAAGACCATTTTCAAAAACATTTATTTCGGAGGTTTCATTGAGGACAAGGGAGTGCTTTTCTGTGCTAAAATTTTCAATCTGCTAACAGCAGACAATAATTGTCAGTTTTTTGCAAAAGTGTAGGTGCGAAATTGCATTGTGCATTTGAAGAAGAGCATACTGCTAGTAGGACCTGCCGAAATTTAATGCGGGCATTTTCTGCATCATTTTGGTGTGGGTGCATACATGTCAGATAGATTTTTATGGGCCTCGCTGTATCGTGTTGCATAGAGGATGGGGAGTAGTCAACTTTGTCTTAGACCATTCGGCACTCTTAAGAAGTTTGCATCTTCAACAGTAATTTTGTACCATGGCAGTACTTGTCATCATGTCAGAATGGACCTCTTATGAGTGACATGCTTTACTTGTCTCTTGCTTTTCTGTAGGATTTTGACAACAAAATACTAAATACAAAATGTTTGATTTAAATGTATATAAAGAACTGCAGGCACTCAAAATTAAAACGTTGGAGCCTTCCCCTGTGGCATCACTTATCATACTTTGGGACGTTAAAAGCCATTGATCAGTTTGCATTACCAGTGGCACGGcaccggactctcattaattgtACATATGAATGAAGACAGCTGCTCTTACATCTCACTGGTGACAAGGCACTACTAAATGTGTGCAATATTGAGTTTTTCTAATGAAGGAGGCAGATAAATACTTAGTAAGGCAGCATGGGCCATACAAAAGAGCTCTGTAGGcacgagtgcttttttttttttccaagactTGAATTTACCAGCAACTTTTCCTACCCTCCCCCCCTCAGTAAGTCCATTCTTATAGATGTGTTAAATAGCCTGCTGAAGATTGGCTGCATGTAGAATTtcgatttaaaaaaatatttactctTTTCCCAGTTTGGTTGCTGTTTTACACTTACctttcttgatgatgatgatgatggtgatgatgatcagAGTTCATTGGCACAAAGGCCAGATGTGGTCAAAGAGTGCCATCTTGTCTTTGTTGACAAATTAATGATGTTCTTGCGCATTTATTCTACAGTGCACTTtcctctcacacacacacagccttttgtttttaattttgggACATTTAGAATTTTTTTAGAAATTTCTAATGCATGTTTGTGTTTAAAAACAAACAGTATGAAATGGTGACTTGTCATGAAGGTAACCAACAAAATTGATTGGTATAAATTTTGGAAGAAATTACATGTATTAACTTTTGAAAACAAACATCTTGCAATAATGAAAGCAGTGACCATTGGACATAAAGAAAGGGTCTAGTTTCGCAATGTACAGAACACATTCGAGAATCCCCAAGAGCTCCTGATTTGCTGCTGTATAAAATGCTGTCTTTAGGCAGCTTGTTCCTTAGATTTGAATTcacagtagagagttttagtataggggacgcaagcggcttgcgtacgcaagaactaggggcgacggcattgcacatgcgcagaccgctacgtctattTGCGTCTTTGGGTTGTTTGGCCggcgaaaacatcgctgcccctaagtggtcacgttacccacgtgactcttgcggtgtaggagaacttacgagtagctagcgggtagataatctaataaatcttttgccaagtgtcgacagacgtcgtttttatgtgtattagagaggtttagcgtgtctggtattcgcaTAAACgtagttggggtgttggggcagAGCCATAAACGGGATCGTCCTGCTTGGTGCATTCACCTGGAGGCGCAAAGCTCAgatcgacaaaagcagctaatattgctgtaacgaagtctattctacttcgctgctggtgtaaattttcggcactggcgtaattgtgttgctgccaaaaatttatacctgCAGCAAAGttaaatacacttggttactgcagtaTTAGCTGTTtatgtctgtttgagctttgtgccaccaggtggcagcaccatgcaggccgctctagttcatggctccgccccaacgccccagcctgcgtttacccgattaccggacgctgtaaaactctctattaactgcttctaacaaaaagagtttaatgtactttacttcatatgcttcatttcatattttataaaatgataacgcagcaacgatcagacgttggtggtgctgcgagcgcatgcgacctcattgcggtttgcgtttggggccgctaacctataacacgtttctgcttgcaaacgcaaacgcacccaagcgcctggggccccaacgccttgcgtccccaatactaaaactctctagtgtgAACAGTGTGCATCTTCACTCCCTGACACTCTGGTTACATGCCATCGAGCTCCACTACATTTTGGAAATAAATTTTCCATGCACTTGCAGCTGTGGCTGTTGCCCTGGCCAACCTTCCGTGTTTGTGATCTTACACCtaaaatttcagttttttttttttcagcactagTAAATACCAATATCTCCAAATTTTAGCTGTGCTGCAGCAAAATAAAATGACATCGTCTCAGTATAGGTTGTTCGCTAACAAAAGCTAGCACCTGGGCAGTGCATAAGGAATGCTTGGTTTGTGAATAAGTGTACCTATGAACACTTGCACCAAGACTTCTAAAAAAACCAGGCCGGGAGTAAAACTGCATGGTTGTGCATGTTCTGCTTGTTCATAGCCTTGTTTCTTTTCTGTGTGACCTAGCACATAATTCATGGAACTCCACAGATTGGCATGCTTCCAAGGTTTGCTTGTTAAGATCCGTATTGTCTGGAGCTTGTTCTGCGGGGTCTTTAAGGTTCCTATTCATACAATACATTGAATTTGCAAAAGGTTTCTGTAGGTCACAGGATTTGAGAGTTGGCATCGCCTCTCTCCTCCCCTTCTGTAATGCAAGAAGTAAGCATTTAGACTGTCTGACATCAGGCAAGTATTGTCAAAAATAGGGTTTCCACTGGTATTGCTTGTTCTCTCTACATCCTGTCCTGGTGTTCTGATGTTTTGATAAGAGCATGTGCGTCTTACATGGAAATCAATTgacattgattttttttcttcaattatttCTTAGGCTTACTGCTTATTTAGTTAGCTTCAATGGATTCCAAACAATGGTTCAAAGCTTCCTGCTGTTCGTGTAGAAGTGTATTGAAAgatttgctgtttctttttttttccccagggCATGGCTGTGGCAGCACCTGTGGAGAGCTACATGGTCCCTTGCATGCCCTACACTGTGCCATTCATGCCTCCCTATCCTGTGACGGCTGATGCAGTGGCATCCCCACCTTACGTGCAAGGCTGCAGTCGCCCACACAATGCACTGAAAGGTGGTGCATTCATTGTACATCTGGCACTTTGCACATAGCTTTCATTCTGTGGGTTTGTTTTGTGCTAAAAGGCTGCCAGTTACTGCAATATATTGCTGCAGTCGTGCTCTAATACCATATGGAAAAGCCACAACTACATTGGTTTACTTTTAGGTTATCTGCGTCATACCTGGAGTTAAAAGCTGCACTGGCATTTAGTGCCCCAGAAGGCTCTTCATTATAGATATTTTGTGCATTGTCATACTGACATTACTAGAATAAAAGTGCCTGGTTATCTGACCTTTATTATTTGGCATGGCATACAATAACTGGAGTTAGTTTCCTATTTTACCTTTCTCTTTCGTTTATCCCATCATACAACTTGTCCCTGTAGAGAGCATCACGTGTGGTATCacctgttaaaaaagaaaagagacctCTAGTGTAAGTAATTTCTCCATGAAGAAGTTGGTCGCTTTCATTCATGCTTGTGATGAGCTTCAGAGTATACTTCATGTGGGTATTTGTGTTTATGCCTGCAATGAACACCAACTACATCGTGTTTAATTGCTGGCACCTCTATCGAACTACGTGACTACCGTTACCATTACTCTGAGCAAGGAGTCTGGTATTTGTGTGTATCTGCTAAGTTCAGAAGCCAAGGACTGTGAGCAAGGTAAACTTCATTGACATGCAGACTTTACAGCCTTGAGCACTACATGTTGGACCTGGTAGGTGCTGTCAGGGCACACTTTCTCTGCAACATGGCTCCCACACTTTAGACAAGTAATGGAGGCTATGTGAGGCTAATGCAGTTTCTTAGTTTCATATCTGTAATACAGTAGCTACAAGGGTTGGCATACATTTGATTCCCAATTATGCATGCATAGTAGCAGAGAACAGTTTAGCATGCCTTTTTAACCTCCAGGACAGCCGCAGGATAGAAATAAAAGCcgagtcgaatttatcaacacaTTTAACTTCCACAAGCTTTGCTGACTTTTCATGATGACTTGGAGGAACTCTGTACTTTCTCCATCTTAATTTGGTTTGAATTTTCCATTGGGTCAATTTACATTTTGGGAGTATATGTGCAACCATTCGCACTGTAGCCTGTGAAAGCAAGTGTTGGGGTCCACTAGCACTAGGGGCCctcctaatctaaaactctctagtgtcaTCCAGGTGAACAGGAGTAGCTAGAGTACACCTGTGCAGGGCCTGAGTTGTAATCGTAAACTGCCTTTAAAACCTTAGCAAGACCTGTTGGTCTTTATGAAGTCTCTTTGATGTGTAGAATAACTGTGTGTGCCAAATATGTGTAGCCAATGTAACCTTATATCACGGTAGGCTGTATAGCCTTATGGTGATGCTGCAGCTGCTGTACATGGTGCACCAATATAAAAAGGAACACCAGCTTCCCATTGAAAGCCAGTAGTGTTTGTTGTTCCTGTGCTGGAGTAAAGTTGCATTAGGAAAATTCAGCATAACTATACATTGGAGCAGTCAGTGACATTGTGACTTGCATATTTATGGGAATCGGTTTTTGAACACTGATTAAGTGCTACCTTTCATATTGGCATAGTGTGTTCATGATAGCACTTAGGTTGCTTTAAGAACAAAGGAATTTTTGTTCTTGTTGGGGAGCACAACTAGCCATTTTTACTCCTCCTGGGTATTAGAATTTCAGTATGGTTAGTCTTGCATACATAATATTTATACATTTGCATTGAGGGCCCCTTGCCATTGCCATAATGCTTTGTGCATTGTTTTGAGCATGCATGAGCACCTGCTTGAGCAAATGAAGGAAGCAGCAGCTTGTGTGCATTATACATATGCACAAGGGTCCAAGAAGCATGTTTtgaacacgccgtggttgctcagtagctatggtgttaggctgctgagcacaaggccgcgggatcgaatcccggccacggcggccgcatttcgatgggggcgaaatgtgaaaacacccgtgtacttagaattaggtgcatgttaaagaaccccaggtggtcgaaatttccggagtcttccactacaacgtgcctcatattcagaaagtggttttggcacataaaaccacataatttaattttaattaagcGTGTTTTGAGGTTAGAATGG
This Dermacentor albipictus isolate Rhodes 1998 colony chromosome 1, USDA_Dalb.pri_finalv2, whole genome shotgun sequence DNA region includes the following protein-coding sequences:
- the Cyt-b5 gene encoding cytochrome b5 codes for the protein MATPTKTYTLAEIEKHNEKYSAWLLIHNAVYDVTKFMEEHPGGEEVLLEQAGKHATEAFEDVGHSTDARELMKQYKIGDLCEEDQKKIDQVAKKTQWAASTSNESSWMSWLIPVGVAAAASILYRLFLSYGAHQ